Proteins encoded by one window of Puntigrus tetrazona isolate hp1 chromosome 17, ASM1883169v1, whole genome shotgun sequence:
- the ap4s1 gene encoding AP-4 complex subunit sigma-1, which translates to MIKFLLMVNKQGQTRLSKYYEQVELGKRAALEADAVRGCLARRKEECSFVEYKDYKLVYRQYAALFIVVGISENENELSIYELVHNFVEVLDKYFSRVSELDIMFNLDKVHIILDEMILNGHIVETNKNRILAPLLALDKMTES; encoded by the exons ATGATCAAGTTTCTACTTATGGTCAACAAACAGGGGCAGACTCGCCTATCCAAGTATTATGAACAAGTGGAGCTTGGGAAGAGAGCAGCTCTGGAAGCTGATGCAGTCAGAGGATGCCTCGCGCGCAGGAAGGAAGAG tGTTCGTTTGTGGAGTACAAGGACTACAAACTGGTCTATCGCCAATACGCAGCACTTTTCATTGTTGTTGGCATCTCTGAAAATGAG AATGAACTCTCCATCTATGAACTCGTGCACAACTTTGTTGAGGTATTAGACAAGTATTTCAGTCGTGTG aGTGAGCTGGAT ATCATGTTCAATTTAGATAAAGTACACATAATACTTGATGAAATGATCCTGAATGGACACATTGTGGAAACAAATAAGAACCGGATACTGGCACCACTGCTGGCCCTGGACAAGATGACTGAAAGCTGA